The following nucleotide sequence is from Pseudonocardia sp. C8.
GCATGCCGCGGACCCGGTGCGGGCGCTGGTGGCCGCAGCCGCCGCGGGACGGCGTGCCAGGATGATCCCGTGACATCCGACGGCTCGATCGCGTTGCCGCGCCGGGTCGCGGTGCTCTCCGTGCACACGTCCCCGACCGAGCAGCCCGGCACCGGCGACGCCGGCGGCATGAACGTCTACGTCGCCCAGACCGCGATCCGGATGGCCCGCCGCGGCGTCGAGGTCGAGATCTTCACGCGGGCCACGTCGTCCGAGCAGCCGCCGTCGGTGGAGCTCGCACCGGGAGCGACCGTGCGGTTCGTGGCGGCCGGCCCGTTCGAGGGCCTCGGCAAGGACGACCTGCCCAGCCAGCTGTGCGCGTTCACCGCGGGCGTGCTGCGGGCCGAGGCGCGCCACGACCCCGGCTGGTACGACGTCGTCCACTCGCACTACTGGCTGTCCGGGCAGGTGGGGTGGCTGGCCCGGGACCGCTGGGGGGTGCCGCTGGTGCACACCGCCCACACCCTGGCCAAGGTCAAGAACGCCGCGCTCGCCGCGGGCGACACCCCGGAGCCGCGGGTGCGGGTGATCGGCGAGGACCAGGTCGTCGCGGAGTCCGACCGGCTCGTCGCGAACACCGAGACCGAGTCGAAGGAGCTCATCGAGCTCTACGACGCCGACCCGCGCCGCACCGTCACGATCCCGCCCGGCGTCGACACCGACCGGTTCCGCCCCGGTGACCGGGCCGCCGCCCGGGCCGCGCTGGGCCTGCCGCCGGACGCCGTCGTGCTCACCTTCGTCGGCCGGATCCAGCGGCTCAAGGCACCGGACGTGCTGCTGCGCGCCGCCGCCGAGCTGCTCGCCCGGACGCCGTCGCTGGCCGACCGGCTGGTCGTGCTCGTCGCCGGCGGGCCGTCCGGCTCGGGGCTGGCGGAACCGACGTCGCTGCAGGAGCTGGCCGCCGAGCTCGGGATCACCGGCGTCGTCCGGTTCCTCCCGCCGCGCGGCGGGGACGAGCTGGTGACGGTGTACCGGGCGTCCGACGTCGTCGCCGTCCCCAGCCACAACGAGTCGTTCGGGCTGGTCGCGCTGGAGGCGCAGGCCTGCGGGACGCCGGTCGTCGCGACCCGGGTGGGCGGGCTGCCGGTCGCCGTCGCCGAGGGCCGCTCCGGGCTGCTGGTCACCGGCCACGACGTCTCCGACTGGGCGGACGCCCTCGGCGAGTTGGCACTCGACCCGGCCCGCCGCGAGCGGATGTCCGGTGTCGCCGCGGAGCACGCGCACCGCTTCTCCTGGGAGCGCACCACCGACGCGCTCCTGGGCGCCTACGACGAGGCCCGGGCCGAGTTCCGCACCCGGGCACGGAGGTGACGATGCCGGATCTCGACGAGGTGATCGGCGCCGCGCTGCGCGACGCCGACGTCGACCACACCCACCGCGGGCCCGGCCAGTGGCTGGTGACGCTGCCGGGGGAGGCCCGGCTGCAGACCCAGACCTGGCTGCTGGTCCGCGAGCAGACCCTGGCAGTGCAGGCGTTCGTGTGCCGCAGGCCCGACGAGAACCACGAGGGCGTCTACCGGTTCATGCTGCTGCGCAACGCCAAGCTGTACGGCGTGCACTACTGCCTGGACCAGGTCGGCGACATCCACCTGATCGGCCGGGTGCCGGTGCACGCGGTCACCGGCGACGAGGTCGACCGTCTCCTCGGGCAGGTCCTCGAGGCCGCCGACGGCGACTTCAACACGTTCCTCGAGCTGGGGTTCGCGTCCTCGATCCGCCGCGAGTACGCCTGGCGGACCGCGCACGGCGAGTCGACCGCGAACCTGAAGGCGTTCGAGCACCTCCTCTCCTGACCCGCGAGTAACTTTTCGTGACGCGTGGGGCCGCAACGGTTCCCGATGGGCCTAGCATGGCGCCGACCCGATGGACCTCGCGAAGGAGCGAAAGCCTTGTCGATGCGCAGCCCGTACCCGGACGTCGACATCCCCGATGTCTCGCTGACCGAGTTCCTGTTCGCCGACGGGTTCGGTGACCGCGCGGACGCGCCGGCCTTCATCGACGGGACGACCGGCGACCAGCTGACGTACACCGAGTTCCACGGCCTCGTCGAGAAGATCGCCGGCGGGCTGGCCGCACGCGGCATCGGCAAGGGCGACGTCGTCGCGTTGTTCGCGCCGAACCTGCCCCAGTGGGCGGCGCTGTTCCACGGCATCCTGCGGGCCAACGGCATCGTGACCAGCGCGAACTCGATGTACACCGCGGGGGAGCTGGCCCACCAGCTGCGCGACTCCGGCGCCAAGGTGCTGATCACCGTGTCGCCGTTCCTCGACCGCGCGGTGCCCGGCGCCAAGGAGGCGGGGTTGTCCGAGGACGTCGTCCTCACGATCGACCCGGCCGAGGGCCACGACTCGCTGGCCGACCTCGTGTCGTCCGGTGCACCGGTCCCGGAGCTGACGACGACCGCGGACGACACGGCCGTGCTGCCCTACTCCTCCGGCACCACCGGGCTGGCCAAGGGCGTCGTGCTCACCCACCGCAACCTGGTCGCCAACCTCTGCCAGCTCGTACCGCTGGGGGACGTCACCAGCGACACCAAGATCATGGCGTTCCTGCCGTTCTTCCACATCTACGGCATGACCGTGATGATGAACCAGGGCCTGCACCGGCGGGCGACGGTCGTGACCATGCCGAAGTTCGACCTCGAGCAGTTCCTGTCGATCACCCAGAAGCACGCCGTCGACCGGCTCTACATCGCCCCGCCGGTCGCGGTGGCGCTGGCCAAGCACCCGATCGTCGACCAGTACGACCTGTCCTGCATCAAGGTCATCTTCTCCGGGGCGGCCCCGCTCGACGGCGAGCTCGGCCGCGCCGTCGCCAAGCGGCTCGACTGCACCGTGCTGCAGGGCTACGGCATGACCGAGCTGTCCCCGGTCAGCCATGCCATGCCGGACGACCGCGGCGACCTCGACCTCAACTCGTCCGGCTTCGCGATCCCGAACGTCGAGTGCAAGCTCGTCGACCCCGCCACCGGCGAGGAGGTCGGTCCCGGAGAGCGCGGCGAGCTGTGGGTGAAGGGCCCGAACGTCATGGTCGGGTACCTCAACAACCCCGAGGCGACGGCGGCCACCAAGGACGCCGACGGGTTCCTGCACACCGGTGACATCGCCGTCGTCGACGCCGAGGGCGTGTACTCGATCGTCGACCGGGTCAAGGAGCTGATCAAGTACAAGGGCTACCAGGTGCCACCGGCCGAGCTGGAGGCGCTGCTGCTCACCCACGACAAGATCGCCGACGCGGCGGTCATCGGGGTGAACGACGCCGAGGGCGAGGAGGTCCCGAAGGCCTTCGTCGTCCGGCAGCCCTCGGCCACCGACCTCACCGAGGACGAGGTCATGGCCTTCGTCGCGGAGCGGGTGGCACCGCACAAGAAGGTGCGGGTGGTCGAGTTCATCGAGCAGATCCCGAAGTCGGCCTCCGGGAAGATCCTGCGCAAGGACCTGCGGGCCCGGGAGGCGGCGAGCGCCTGACCTCTCGAGCCGGCCGGGACGGCGTCGTGACCTGCGGATTCGCGGGGACGGCGCCGTCCCGTCGGATCAGTGGTGGTAGGCGTGGACGACGGCGTGCCCCCGCC
It contains:
- the mshA gene encoding D-inositol-3-phosphate glycosyltransferase, whose product is MTSDGSIALPRRVAVLSVHTSPTEQPGTGDAGGMNVYVAQTAIRMARRGVEVEIFTRATSSEQPPSVELAPGATVRFVAAGPFEGLGKDDLPSQLCAFTAGVLRAEARHDPGWYDVVHSHYWLSGQVGWLARDRWGVPLVHTAHTLAKVKNAALAAGDTPEPRVRVIGEDQVVAESDRLVANTETESKELIELYDADPRRTVTIPPGVDTDRFRPGDRAAARAALGLPPDAVVLTFVGRIQRLKAPDVLLRAAAELLARTPSLADRLVVLVAGGPSGSGLAEPTSLQELAAELGITGVVRFLPPRGGDELVTVYRASDVVAVPSHNESFGLVALEAQACGTPVVATRVGGLPVAVAEGRSGLLVTGHDVSDWADALGELALDPARRERMSGVAAEHAHRFSWERTTDALLGAYDEARAEFRTRARR
- a CDS encoding YbjN domain-containing protein: MPDLDEVIGAALRDADVDHTHRGPGQWLVTLPGEARLQTQTWLLVREQTLAVQAFVCRRPDENHEGVYRFMLLRNAKLYGVHYCLDQVGDIHLIGRVPVHAVTGDEVDRLLGQVLEAADGDFNTFLELGFASSIRREYAWRTAHGESTANLKAFEHLLS
- a CDS encoding 4-coumarate--CoA ligase family protein yields the protein MRSPYPDVDIPDVSLTEFLFADGFGDRADAPAFIDGTTGDQLTYTEFHGLVEKIAGGLAARGIGKGDVVALFAPNLPQWAALFHGILRANGIVTSANSMYTAGELAHQLRDSGAKVLITVSPFLDRAVPGAKEAGLSEDVVLTIDPAEGHDSLADLVSSGAPVPELTTTADDTAVLPYSSGTTGLAKGVVLTHRNLVANLCQLVPLGDVTSDTKIMAFLPFFHIYGMTVMMNQGLHRRATVVTMPKFDLEQFLSITQKHAVDRLYIAPPVAVALAKHPIVDQYDLSCIKVIFSGAAPLDGELGRAVAKRLDCTVLQGYGMTELSPVSHAMPDDRGDLDLNSSGFAIPNVECKLVDPATGEEVGPGERGELWVKGPNVMVGYLNNPEATAATKDADGFLHTGDIAVVDAEGVYSIVDRVKELIKYKGYQVPPAELEALLLTHDKIADAAVIGVNDAEGEEVPKAFVVRQPSATDLTEDEVMAFVAERVAPHKKVRVVEFIEQIPKSASGKILRKDLRAREAASA